GATCGACCGAGCGCTCGCCCGCGACCGCGATCTCGACGAGGAGGGAGGAAAAGCAGGTAATCAGGGCGGCGAACACGAGGATACCGACTCCGCTCCAGTAACCGAGGCGTCCGAGAGCGCCGAGACGGAGCAGGCGACGGAGTGAGGCGCTGTCATTCGTGACTGGTTCGTGACACAAAACGAGAAGTATTTTTACGTCCGGATCCGGTATTATTTATATGGCAGCTACAATTGCCCTGATCGGAATCGGTCCAACGATACTGGTCGGACTCGTCCTGTTGCTTGCGATCGTAACGGTCGCCAGCATGGTCGAGATCGTTGATGCGTACGAAAAACGTGCACTGACGGTCTTTGGCGAGTACCGAAAGCTCCTCCAGCCCGGTATCAACTTCGTACCGCCGTTCGTCTCACGGACGTACGCCTTCGATATGCGTACACAGACGCTTGATGTCCCACGACAGGAGGCGATCACCCGTGACAACTCGCCGGTGACCGCCGACGCCGTCGTCTACATCAAGGTGATGGACGCAAAGAAGGCGTTCCTCGAAGTGGACAACTACAAGAAGGCTGTCTCGAATCTCGCCCAGACCACCCTCCGTGCCGTGCTGGGTGACATGGAACTCGACGACACGCTGAACAAACGCCAGGAGATCAACGCAAAGATCCGCAAAGAACTCGACGAACCCACCGACGAGTGGGGGATCCGCGTCGAGTCAGTCGAGGTCCGCGAGGTCAACCCCTCCAAGGACGTCCAGCAGGCAATGGAGAAACAGACCTCCGCGGAGCGCCGTCGCCGTGCAATGATCCTCGAAGCGCAGGGTGAACGCCGGAGCGCCGTCGAGAAGGCAGAAGGTGACAAGCAGTCCAACATCATCCGCGCGCAGGGTGAGAAACAGAGCCAGATCCTCGAAGCGCAGGGTGACTCGATTTCGACCGTGCTTCGCGCGAAATCCGCCGAATCGATGGGCGAGCGCGCGATCATCGATCAGGGAATGGAGACGTTAGAAGAGATCGGCAAGGGCGAATCGACGACCTTCGTCATGCCCCAGGAGCTCACCTCCATGATCGGTCGTTACGGCAAACACCTTTCGGGCAGCGATGTCCAGCAACAGACCAGCGCGCTGGACAGTCTGGACTTCGACGACGACACCGCCGAACTGCTCGGCCTGAACGACATCGAGGAGATCCTCGGTGAGATCGACGAGGAAGCCGAGATGGATATCGAGGCGATGGAAGAAGAGGCCCAGAAGATCAAGGAAGGCAAGGCCGGTACCGGTATCAAAAGCGCCGACGAAGTGATCGACGAGATGGACGAGGAGATCGAGGAAGGTAACGTCGAACTCGAAGACGAAGCACGGTAACCCACCCGAAGCGGTTTTATTATACAGTCCTCTATACCGCAGTAGATGCCAGAGCGTCCGGTCGACGAGGGTAAGCGCGCAACGTTGCGCCGATTCGCCGCACTCGGAGCCGCCAGCCCGCTCGCCGGGATGGCTGCTGGCTCCGAAGAAGAACGGGAGGGCCGGAGCGAACGCCGATCCGCGATCGAGGGGTACCTTTCAACGACACCGGGCGCTCACTTCTCGAAAATTCGTGACGACCTTCAACTGGGTACCGGCGAGGCCCAGCATCATCTCCGCGAACTCGTCGATTCCGAACGGGTCGAGACCCGCCGGGACGGCGACTACAGGCGGTATTTTCCCGCCGATCGATTTTCCACGTTCGAGCAGGTTGCACTCGGCTATCTCCGACGAGAGACGCCGCGGGGGATGATTATTGAACTACTCCGCGATCCCGATGCGACAGGCAGCACGCTCGCCACGGCGCTCGATGTCTCACAGCCGACGGTGAGCAAGTATGCCAAAAAACTGGAAGAAGCCGGACTGCTCGCACGCGAAGACGGCTACGGAGTCGTCGAACCCGAGACCGTACTGACGCTTGTCGTTCGGTACGCCGACTCGTTCGGGCCGGATGCCCAGACGCTGGCTGCCGACGCGGACGGGCTGATTCGGTTCGACCCCTAGACCGTTACTTTCCAGGTCGTACTCGACGAGTAGCCCCACTTCTCGACGTCGATTCCCACCGAACCCTTCTGGATCGCGGTCATGTTCGCACCGACCTCCTTTGCAGTCATATCCAGGGCCTTGCCGATGTTCCGTGACTTGAAGTAGGTTTTTGTGGCTCCTTTCTCGCGGAGATGTCCCAGAATACGGCGCTGTTTCTCGTTCAGGTCGAGGTCCAGTCCGTCGGCGGCAGTCGTCGCGGCGGTCGTGCTCATATTACAGTACAGAAGAAGCACTGACTTAGCGGGTTTGGTACGGTCAGTTAATCCGCTGCAGTCTGGTGGTTTTCGTGCATCGAATACCGCGAACTGACGCTTCGGAACCCCCCGTTGGTACGGCTGGCTAACGCTCGTACTCGTCGGTGACGAACGGACCGATCGCGCCCGCGACTGCGTGGACCAGCGCGGACTCCCGCGAGATAGTGTCTCCGGTCAGGACGCCCGCCGCGCCTTCCTGTCGGGCGACGTTCTCTCGGTCGAGTTCGTCGTCGAGGATCGGACCGAGTTCCTCGCCCGCCTGGAGTCGCTCGCCGACACGTCCCGGGAGCGGGAGCGTCGGCCCGCCCCCACGAACCAGCCGATCGCCGTCGGTCACGGCGGCCCACATGATCAGCGAGAGCCCCGGAATCTCGTCGACCACTTCGACGCCACCTTCGATACCGACCCCGAGATCGTAGCTCCCGGCATCGAGTGCGCATCGTGCACGGTTCTCCGCTCCCTCGATCGTCTCCGCACGACCCCAGGGCTGTTCGGGGACGCGCGAGTCGACAGCAATCCCCTCGACCTGGACGCCCGGAAGCTCCGAGAACGCTGCTTCGACCGCGCCGATCTTGACCGGATTCGTACTGCCGACGCCGACGTTCATCACTCGTTACGCGGATTTGACGGGTGATAATCGGTATCGTACTCGCCCGGCTGATCGTCGACGCGGTCGGGGTTGATCCGGCCGGAGAGCAGCATGAAGTCAACTAGGGTGAGTGCCAGCATCGCCTCAACCACTGGGACGCCCCGTGGCGGCAGGACGGGATCGTGACGGCCGATCACCTTCTCCTCTTTGAGTTCGCCGGTTTCCCAGTCGGCAGTCTGCTGAGTCTTCGGGATCGACGTCGGAGCGTGAAGCGTCACCTCGCCGTAGATCGGCTCGCCGCTGGAGATACCGCCCTGAATCCCTCCGTGGTCATTTTCTACCGGTGTCGGGTTTCCATCATCGTCGAACTCCCAGTCGTCGTTTCGCTCCTTGCCGGTCCACTCGGCGGCCTCGGTACCCAGCCCGAACTCGAAGGCCGTCGTCGCAGGCACCGACATCATGGCCTCACCGAGACGCGCAGAGAGGGAATCGAAACGTGGCGCGCCGAGCCCGGCCGGAACGCCGCGGGCCTCGAAGTAGATCGAGCCGCCGATCGAGTCGCCCTCCTCCTGATAGCTCTCGATCAGTTCCTGCATCTCTGCTGCGGCATCGGGGTCTGCACACCGAACGTCGTTTTCCTCGCTGTGTTCGAGCAGTTGCTCGAAGCTCACGTCGGGCGCTTCGACATCGCCGATCTGGTTGACGTGTGCCTTGAGCTCGATCCCCTCCTGTGCAAGTAGTTTCTTCGCGATGGCTCCGGCGGCGACCCAGTTTACCGTTTCGCGCGCCGAGGAGCGCCCGCCGCCACCCCAGTTGCGCGTGCCGAACTTCGCGGAGTAGGTGAAGTCGCCGTGGGACGGACGGGGTGCGGTGATAAAGGGCTCGTACTTGCCCGACCGGGCGTCCTTGTTCTGGATGATCATGCCGATCGGCGTGCCCGTCGTATAGCCGTCCTGAATCCCGCTTTTGATCGAGACGGCGTCGGGTTCACCCCGGGACGTCGAGATCATCGACTGGCCGGGTTTGCGCCGGTCGAGATCGCCCTGGATATCCTCCTCTGAGAGTTCCAGTCCCGCCGGACAGCCCGAGACCGTGACGCCCATCGCCTCGCCGTGACTTTCGCCGAACGTGGTCACCTGGAAGAGGCGACCGAACCGATTCCCGTTCATTACCTCTCCCTGAGGGGGGCAGGCATTTAGATGTTGCAATCGATGCGCGCCGTCGCTACTCGTGGATATTGTCCGAGCAGAGGACGTTCCGCGGGTTCTTGATCTCGCCGGCCGGAGAGCGTACCGGTCACCGGTACGTTCCCGGTCGGCGTCAGTACTCCCCGAGTCGTGCCTGCCCACCCGAGCCACCGCTCCCACCGAGATCCGCTGCGGTAGCGATGGTTTCGTCGAAGGTGTCGCGCTGGCTCCGATCGTACAGTGTGGCTGCGGGATGTACCGACAGCAGGACGCGGCGTGAACTCCCGCCGATCCGGACGTCCTCGACGCGTCCGGCTTCCGAGGTGATTCCCACGGATCTCCCCAGAACGTGCTCGCTGGGGACTTTCCCGAGCGTGACGACGATCTCTGGGTCGATGAGTTCGAGTTCCCGCTCCAGATACGGCTTGCAGTTGTCAAGTTCCTCGTTGGTCGGATCGCGGTTCTCGGGCGGGCGACAGCGGACGCAGTTGGTGATCCGGACGTCCGCGCGTGCAAGTCCGACGTCTCGCAGCGCGTCGTCGAGGACATCGCCGCTCCGGCCGACGAACGGTTCACCGCGTTCGTCCTCGGTTGCACCGGGTGCTTCCCCGACGAAGACGATGTCGGTATCCTCGGGGCCGACGCCGTTGACAATCCGACTACGGGAGTCACACAGTTCGGGACAGCGTTCGCAGGCGGTCACCGTGGTGCCGTCCATCTGCTCCATACTCGCAGACAGGGCCGCGTTCACTAATGGGTACGGATCGGCATCGAAAATAGCGGTCGCTACGCCGGATTGCGGTCGCACTATGGGTCGAGAGAACTACTCCTGATGATCCACGTCGACGCTTTCCCGTAGCTCGTCGAGCGCGTCGGATTCGGCCAGCTCTTCGAGCCGCTCCTGGAAGTGATCCTCGCAGAGGCCGACTTTGATACCGTCGGACTCGGCGGCGACGGAAGCGGTCTCGTCACAGTAGTGGCACTGCATATTCGAATGTAGGAGCCGACACCGTTTGAAGCCTGCGTTATCGGACACCGCGCCGATCCGCCGTCAGTCCCCGAGTACCGCGGCGATCGATCGGTATTCTGTCTCGTCGAGTCCGGCCCGCCCGAGTTCGGTTTCATGTGCGTCCGTCCCCCCGGTCGGGACCAGATCGTGTTCGCGGATCACCCGGTCAACGGGTGTCGTATCCACTGCCCGTCCGTACGGGTAGAACCGCTCAACAGCGTCGAGGTGCTCGGACAGTGCCAGCGCTGCGTCGGGGTCGTCGTAGCGTAGGGGGTGCGCCAGACCAACCAACCCACAGGCGTCGTCCAGAAGCCGCCGCCCCGTCTCGAACGTCGTCACGTCGCGCGCGACGAAACACGGCCCGTCGTTGCCGATCAACTCGTCGAACGCGTCCGTGTAGGACAGCCCCGTTTCCGGGTGTGCATCGATCGCCCGCGCGAGGTGTGGGCGACCAAAGCCCTCCTCGACGGTAAGACCGAGATCCACGCCGAGTCGGTCTTCACAGCGCTCGACCATCGCCCGTCCGCGCCCGATCCGGTCGCGCTGGATCCGATCGAGTTCCGTAGTTAGCTCGGCGGTCCTCTCTGCACCGTAGCCCAGCAGGTCGACGCGCTGGCCGCTTGCCGTCTCGACGCGAAGCTCGATCCCGCTCACGACGGTGAGATCGTCGATGACGTCGACCGGTGTCTCGATATCGGGGTGGAGCCGGTCGTGATCGGTGATCGCGACGACAGAGACGCCTGCTTCGCGTGCGGCGGCAGGGAGAGTTTCGAGCGTTAGCGAGCCGTCCGAGCGCGTCGTGTGGACGTGGAGATCCGCATAGACCATATCTCCGCTTTCGACCCCGGGCCGATGACCGTTCCGGTCCACAGCGCTTGTTACCCCTCGGCACGCACTCGCCTGTATGGCCGACGCCGACGCGACCGTCCGCGCGTTCTACGCCGCCCTCGACGAGCACCGCTACGACGATCTCACCGACCTGCTCGTCCCCGGATTCACTCACTATCGACCGGATCGGACCTTTGAGGGTCGGGACGCATTCGTCTCGTTCATGCGCGAAGACCGACCGATGACCGACACGACCCACGAAATAGAAGGGGTGTTTACGAACGGGAGCGGAGCCGCCGTACAGGGACGACTGCTGGACTCGCAGGGAGAATCGCTCTTCCGGTTCGCGGATATCCACACAGTCACAGACGGGCGGATCGAGAGCGTCCGGACGTACACGCAGGGGCATCCGAAACGGGTCGAATCCTGAGAACTGTCGGAGAGTAACTACTCGCGCTCGCCCGCGCCAAGCGCCGACTCGCCGACCGGGTCATGTCCCTCGATCCGTTCTTTGCCGCCCATGTAGGGGCGCAGCGGCTCGGGGACAGTGACGGTGCCGTCCTCGTTCTGGTAGTACTCCAGCAGGGCGACCATCACGCGTCCCACGGCCGTCCCCGACGCGTTGAGCGTGTGGAGATACTCCGCCGACTCGTGGCGTTCGGGGCGGTACCGCAGTCCGGCACGCCGCGCCTGGAACTCCTCGAAGTTCGACGCCGACGAGACCTCCAGCCACCGACCACCGCGGTCCGGGCCATCCTCCATGTCGTCGCCAGGTGCCCACACCTCGATGTCGTAGGTCTTCGCCGACGCGAAGGTCAGATCGCCGGTACAGAGTTCGAGGATTCGATAGGGGAGCCCCAGACGTCGAAGGACCTCCTCTGCCTCGTCGAGCAGCGTTTCGAGACGCTCGTAGCTCTCCTCGGGTTCGACAAAGTTGACTAGCTCGACCTTGTTGAACTGGTGGACCCGAACGATCCCGCGCGTCGCGACGCCGTGTTCGCCCGCTTCTCGTCGGAAGTTCGGCGTGTACGCCTGATGTTTCAGCGGCAGATCGTCAGCCAACAGTATTTCGTCGGCGTACATGTTGGTGACCGGAACCTCCGCAGTCGGGCAGAGCCAGAGGTCGTCGTCCCCGTACGCTTCCTCGTTGCTCCCGCCCAGACGGTAGGCGTCGTCGGCGAACTTCGGGAGCTGGCCAGTCCCCTGCATCGACTCGCTTTTCACCGGGACCGGTGGGAAGACGTCGTGGTACTCCTGTTCGCGATGGAGGTCGAGCATGAACTGGATCAGCGCGTGTTCGAGCTGTGCACCCTCGCCTTTGAGGAAATAGAAGCCGCTCCCGGTCGTCTTCGCGCCGCGAGCCTCGTCGATGATCTCCAGGTCCTCCCCGAGGTCGTAGTGGGGCGTGACCTCGTTCGGAAGCTCACGAGAGTCCTCGAACCCCTCGCGTCGAAGTTCGACGTTGTCCGACTCGTCCTCACCGACCGGGACGCTCTCGTGGGGTACCTGTGGCAGTTCGAGCATCGCGTCCTCAAGCTGGGCGGCCAGCTCGTCGGCTTCGGTCTCGACCTCCTCGAGTTCGCTCTTGAGCGACTGGGAGC
This sequence is a window from Natranaeroarchaeum aerophilus. Protein-coding genes within it:
- a CDS encoding SPFH domain-containing protein, whose translation is MAATIALIGIGPTILVGLVLLLAIVTVASMVEIVDAYEKRALTVFGEYRKLLQPGINFVPPFVSRTYAFDMRTQTLDVPRQEAITRDNSPVTADAVVYIKVMDAKKAFLEVDNYKKAVSNLAQTTLRAVLGDMELDDTLNKRQEINAKIRKELDEPTDEWGIRVESVEVREVNPSKDVQQAMEKQTSAERRRRAMILEAQGERRSAVEKAEGDKQSNIIRAQGEKQSQILEAQGDSISTVLRAKSAESMGERAIIDQGMETLEEIGKGESTTFVMPQELTSMIGRYGKHLSGSDVQQQTSALDSLDFDDDTAELLGLNDIEEILGEIDEEAEMDIEAMEEEAQKIKEGKAGTGIKSADEVIDEMDEEIEEGNVELEDEAR
- a CDS encoding winged helix-turn-helix transcriptional regulator translates to MPERPVDEGKRATLRRFAALGAASPLAGMAAGSEEEREGRSERRSAIEGYLSTTPGAHFSKIRDDLQLGTGEAQHHLRELVDSERVETRRDGDYRRYFPADRFSTFEQVALGYLRRETPRGMIIELLRDPDATGSTLATALDVSQPTVSKYAKKLEEAGLLAREDGYGVVEPETVLTLVVRYADSFGPDAQTLAADADGLIRFDP
- a CDS encoding DUF7123 family protein; the protein is MSTTAATTAADGLDLDLNEKQRRILGHLREKGATKTYFKSRNIGKALDMTAKEVGANMTAIQKGSVGIDVEKWGYSSSTTWKVTV
- a CDS encoding DUF84 family protein, yielding MNVGVGSTNPVKIGAVEAAFSELPGVQVEGIAVDSRVPEQPWGRAETIEGAENRARCALDAGSYDLGVGIEGGVEVVDEIPGLSLIMWAAVTDGDRLVRGGGPTLPLPGRVGERLQAGEELGPILDDELDRENVARQEGAAGVLTGDTISRESALVHAVAGAIGPFVTDEYER
- the aroC gene encoding chorismate synthase is translated as MNGNRFGRLFQVTTFGESHGEAMGVTVSGCPAGLELSEEDIQGDLDRRKPGQSMISTSRGEPDAVSIKSGIQDGYTTGTPIGMIIQNKDARSGKYEPFITAPRPSHGDFTYSAKFGTRNWGGGGRSSARETVNWVAAGAIAKKLLAQEGIELKAHVNQIGDVEAPDVSFEQLLEHSEENDVRCADPDAAAEMQELIESYQEEGDSIGGSIYFEARGVPAGLGAPRFDSLSARLGEAMMSVPATTAFEFGLGTEAAEWTGKERNDDWEFDDDGNPTPVENDHGGIQGGISSGEPIYGEVTLHAPTSIPKTQQTADWETGELKEEKVIGRHDPVLPPRGVPVVEAMLALTLVDFMLLSGRINPDRVDDQPGEYDTDYHPSNPRNE
- a CDS encoding uracil-DNA glycosylase — translated: MEQMDGTTVTACERCPELCDSRSRIVNGVGPEDTDIVFVGEAPGATEDERGEPFVGRSGDVLDDALRDVGLARADVRITNCVRCRPPENRDPTNEELDNCKPYLERELELIDPEIVVTLGKVPSEHVLGRSVGITSEAGRVEDVRIGGSSRRVLLSVHPAATLYDRSQRDTFDETIATAADLGGSGGSGGQARLGEY
- a CDS encoding DUF6757 family protein, which gives rise to MQCHYCDETASVAAESDGIKVGLCEDHFQERLEELAESDALDELRESVDVDHQE
- a CDS encoding PHP domain-containing protein is translated as MVYADLHVHTTRSDGSLTLETLPAAAREAGVSVVAITDHDRLHPDIETPVDVIDDLTVVSGIELRVETASGQRVDLLGYGAERTAELTTELDRIQRDRIGRGRAMVERCEDRLGVDLGLTVEEGFGRPHLARAIDAHPETGLSYTDAFDELIGNDGPCFVARDVTTFETGRRLLDDACGLVGLAHPLRYDDPDAALALSEHLDAVERFYPYGRAVDTTPVDRVIREHDLVPTGGTDAHETELGRAGLDETEYRSIAAVLGD
- a CDS encoding nuclear transport factor 2 family protein, yielding MADADATVRAFYAALDEHRYDDLTDLLVPGFTHYRPDRTFEGRDAFVSFMREDRPMTDTTHEIEGVFTNGSGAAVQGRLLDSQGESLFRFADIHTVTDGRIESVRTYTQGHPKRVES
- the serS gene encoding serine--tRNA ligase — its product is MLDRTTLRERADEVREAMAARGADADVDAVLELDEEWRELKARGDELRHERNQVSSTIGELKQEGKHEEAEEAIERSQSLKSELEEVETEADELAAQLEDAMLELPQVPHESVPVGEDESDNVELRREGFEDSRELPNEVTPHYDLGEDLEIIDEARGAKTTGSGFYFLKGEGAQLEHALIQFMLDLHREQEYHDVFPPVPVKSESMQGTGQLPKFADDAYRLGGSNEEAYGDDDLWLCPTAEVPVTNMYADEILLADDLPLKHQAYTPNFRREAGEHGVATRGIVRVHQFNKVELVNFVEPEESYERLETLLDEAEEVLRRLGLPYRILELCTGDLTFASAKTYDIEVWAPGDDMEDGPDRGGRWLEVSSASNFEEFQARRAGLRYRPERHESAEYLHTLNASGTAVGRVMVALLEYYQNEDGTVTVPEPLRPYMGGKERIEGHDPVGESALGAGERE